The Pseudanabaena sp. PCC 6802 genomic interval CTTTTATGGAGCGCTACCCGGATGCGGAACCCTGCGCCAACTTTCGCTTTGAGCTGCAGGTGATGGGATTCGAGGCCGGTTGGGGCAATACAGCGGGGCGGGTCAGAGAAACCCTGGAACTGCTCGATGCCCTGATCGACTCTCCTGACAATCAAACCCTCGAAACATTTCTCTCTCGCATTCCCATGCTCTTCCGCATCGTTTTAGTATCCGTTCACGGCTGGTTCGGTCAGCAGGGCGTGTTAGGAAGGCCGGATACGGGTGGGCAGGTGGTTTACGTTTTAGACCAGGCGAGGAGTTTGGAGAAGCAATTACAGGAAGACATGGTTCTAGCGGGTCTGGAAGGCTTGGGCATCGAACCCAAGATCGTTATCCTCACGCGACTCATTCCCAACAGCGACGGCACTCGCTGCAACGAGCGGTTAGAGAAAGTCTATGGAACCGATAACGTCTGGATTTTACGCATTCCCTTTCGCGAATTCAATCCCAACGTCACTCAGAACTGGATATCTCGCTTCGAAATTTGGCCTTACCTGGAGACATTCGCCCTCGATGCGGAAAGAGAATTGCTAGCCGAACTTCGCGGGCGACCGGATTTAATTGTAGGCAACTATTCTGATGGCAACTTAGTAGCGTTCCTGTTAGCTCGGAAGTTGAAAGTAACTCAGTGCAACATCGCCCACGCTCTAGAAAAATCCAAATATCTGTTCAGCAACCTTTACTGGCAAGATATGGAGGAAGATTATCGCTTCTCCCTTCAGTTTACGGCGGATTTAATCGCTATGAATGCCGCTAACTTCATCATCAGCAGCACGTACCAGGAAATTGTGGGAACTCCAGACAGTGTCGGACAGTACGAATCCTATAAGTGTTTCACTATGCCGGAACTGTACCATGTAGTGAGTGGAATCGAACTATTCAGCCCCAAGTTCAACGTCGTCCCGCCGGGGGTCAACGAGAACTTCTTCTTCCCCTATACCAACACTCAAGACCGACTCCTGGGAGAACGGGAGCGCCTGGAAGATTTGCTATTTACCCTCGAAGATCCGGATCGCGCGATCGGCAAACTTGAAGATCCCAACAAACGCCCGATCTTCTCCTTAGCCAGGCTGGATCGGATTAAGAACCTCACGGGGCTGGCAGAATGTTTTGGCAAGAGCGAGGCACTTCAGGCAACCTGCAACTTAATCCTGGTGGCGGGCAAGCTGCGAGTCGAGGACAGTAACGATCGCGAGGAGATCGGCGAAATTGAGAAGCTCTATCACATCATCGATTGCTACAACCTCCACGGTAAAATTCGCTGGTTGGGGGTGATGCTGCCCAAAGCTGACGCTGGCGAGATTTACCGCATTATTGCCGATCGCGGGGGTATATTCGTCCAACCTGCTTTGTTTGAGGCTTTTGGCTTGACCGTCCTGGAGGCGATGATTACGGGACTGCCGATGTTTGCTACCGAGTTTGGCGGCCCGAAGGAAATCATTCAAAACCGAGTCAATGGTTTCCTGATCAACCCCACCCATCCAGAAGAAATGGCGGAAACTATCATCGATTTTCTATCCAAGTGCGATCGCCATCCCGATTACTGGCAGGAAATCTCTCGGAGAGCGATCGAGCGCGTCTACAGCCACTACACGTGGAAAATCCATACTACTAGCTTGCTATCCCTGGCTCGGATTTACGGCTTCTGGAATTATACTTCCAAAGAAAATCGAGAGGAGTTGCTGCGCTATACCGAAACGCTGTTTTATCTTCTGTTTAAACCAAGAGCGCAATCCCTCCTGGAACAACACATGCAAAGATAAAAGCAACCTCATAACCTCATAATTGCAGTAGGGTGGGCAATGCCCACCCTACCAAGCTTCTTTAGTCAACCTGCAAGCTCAGCTTATGCCTCTACAGGTTCCTCTAAAGAAAGTTCAGTGGCGATCGTCACGGTCATGCTGGCAGGAGGAGTATTCATCTGTTCTCTGTACTTGGCAGCCATTTCTTCGGCACCAGCATAGACAATCTGAGGATCTCTGACCATATCACCTGCCTCGGCTTCCAGTTGCTTGGTCGATAGCGAGATGCGTCCGCGCTCTGCATCGAGGTCGATAATCATGACCTTGACTTCGTCGTTGACGTTGAATACGTTATGCGGCGTATCGATGTGATCGTGAGAGATTTCGGAGATGTGCAACAGGCCGCTGACCCCACCAATATCGATAAAGGCACCGTAGGGCTTGATACCGCGCACAACGCCGACTACAACTTCGCCAACTTCAAGCTTGTTCATCTTGCGCTCTACAAGGGCGCGGCGGTGGCTGAGAACGAGGCGGTTGCGGTCTTCATCCACTTCTAGGAATTTTAAGGGTAACTCTTCGCCAACTAATTCTTCCTTGACCTTGCGGGTACTGATGTGGGAACCAGGAATAAACCCGCGCAGACCCTCAATTCTGACCAGGGCACCACCACGGTTGGTGGCGAAAATTAAGGAACGGACGGTAGCATCTTCCTGTTGGAGTTGGCGCACTCTTTCCCAGGCACGCATGTATTCGATGCGGCGAATGGACAGCGTCAGTTGTCCTTCTTCGTTTTCATCGGTGAGAATGAAAAATTCGCGGGTGTCGTTGTTTTGCAATACTTCTTCGGGCTGGTCGATGCGGTTGATCGACATTTCCTGGATGGGGATATAGGCAGCAGTTTTTGCGCCGATATCAATTAGAGCACCTCTGGGTTCAAGACTAAAAACTGTGCCTGCTACAATGTCGCCGGGGCTGAAATGGTAGTCGTATTTGTCTAGTAAGGCAGCAAAATCTTCGTGTGTAAAGCTGACATTGGCAGTAGTTTTTGTCTTATTAACCATACTAAAGTTTTCCTAAATTATTCATCCTGTGTAAATGTGCTCCTCCAAAAATGTAATAGCAACTACATGGGCAGCGCGGTTTACATCCAACGTCGTACCTTGGTTACATCTGGGTTCCAGGTTAAACATAGATAGACATAGGTTTTTAATCTTAACATAAATTTAGCGTGTCGACATGCGTATTTCTGATATTTGCCGCGATCGCCAGCCAGTCACGATGCTATTCTAGAAACTTAAAGTTTTTCTAGCCTCGCCATAAAAAAGCCATCCATATCGTGGTGGTGCGGTATGACTTCAATCCATTGCGATGGCGTAAGAAATTGGGCGGCGGGATGCGTGGGGGCAACTTCCCCCAACTGCCAGTCGGAACGACCTGCTAAAAATTGCTGAATTACCAATTCATTCTCAACTGGGTGCAGCGTACAGGTGGAGTAGACAATACTGCCGCTTGGCTTCACCCATTTCGAAGCTCGCTCCAGCAATTCTATTTGGATTTGATGAAGCTTGTCTGGTTCATTGGGAGTTTGTCGCCAGCGAGCATCGGCGTGGCGGTGCAGCGTGCCCAAGCCCGAACAGGGTACGTCAAGCAATACCCGATCGCTTGAATTCTCAAAATCGGTAAACTTGCGGCTGTCTCCGTCACGGATTTTGATGTTGGTTAACCCCAGGCGATCGCAGTTTTGTTGCAGTTTTTGCAGGCGT includes:
- a CDS encoding 30S ribosomal protein S1, with the translated sequence MVNKTKTTANVSFTHEDFAALLDKYDYHFSPGDIVAGTVFSLEPRGALIDIGAKTAAYIPIQEMSINRIDQPEEVLQNNDTREFFILTDENEEGQLTLSIRRIEYMRAWERVRQLQQEDATVRSLIFATNRGGALVRIEGLRGFIPGSHISTRKVKEELVGEELPLKFLEVDEDRNRLVLSHRRALVERKMNKLEVGEVVVGVVRGIKPYGAFIDIGGVSGLLHISEISHDHIDTPHNVFNVNDEVKVMIIDLDAERGRISLSTKQLEAEAGDMVRDPQIVYAGAEEMAAKYREQMNTPPASMTVTIATELSLEEPVEA
- a CDS encoding sucrose synthase, translating into MIDLIESIVSSNEKKDFQQFLHQLRQQEKRYWLRNDILTAFNEYCSRLDKPEPFCRSSNLGQLIYYTQEIILESECFCLVVRPKIATQQTFRLTDDLAYEPMTVQELLDLRDRLVNCYHPEEGDLLELDFQPFYDYSPVIRDPKNIGKGVQFLNRYLSSKLFQAEQSGEKWLEAAFKFLSLHHYNGFQLLINDRIRNQRQLSDRVKAALAFMERYPDAEPCANFRFELQVMGFEAGWGNTAGRVRETLELLDALIDSPDNQTLETFLSRIPMLFRIVLVSVHGWFGQQGVLGRPDTGGQVVYVLDQARSLEKQLQEDMVLAGLEGLGIEPKIVILTRLIPNSDGTRCNERLEKVYGTDNVWILRIPFREFNPNVTQNWISRFEIWPYLETFALDAERELLAELRGRPDLIVGNYSDGNLVAFLLARKLKVTQCNIAHALEKSKYLFSNLYWQDMEEDYRFSLQFTADLIAMNAANFIISSTYQEIVGTPDSVGQYESYKCFTMPELYHVVSGIELFSPKFNVVPPGVNENFFFPYTNTQDRLLGERERLEDLLFTLEDPDRAIGKLEDPNKRPIFSLARLDRIKNLTGLAECFGKSEALQATCNLILVAGKLRVEDSNDREEIGEIEKLYHIIDCYNLHGKIRWLGVMLPKADAGEIYRIIADRGGIFVQPALFEAFGLTVLEAMITGLPMFATEFGGPKEIIQNRVNGFLINPTHPEEMAETIIDFLSKCDRHPDYWQEISRRAIERVYSHYTWKIHTTSLLSLARIYGFWNYTSKENREELLRYTETLFYLLFKPRAQSLLEQHMQR